From a region of the Arachis ipaensis cultivar K30076 chromosome B09, Araip1.1, whole genome shotgun sequence genome:
- the LOC107616250 gene encoding uncharacterized protein LOC107616250 translates to MDDRVRLKVYYHGQILLQTSEGVKFVCENPLDIIIPFTLSFEELKGVISEKIDSQISSRVSCVLYRYPVPVFGGFVQFQTKYVTDEASMQEMFSVYLESRSRISFIELYVEFEQSAVDRDIELEDYNSDSEEEFESNYEVVDPGADEDQADEAMVADVADVANALANQQPFVKPSFMRLLDLEAMHEPEFPQYVNAAELPLMPDGEFTVGMEFSSREAVIKAMKDYTIRRGVDYRVYESEPTTFYAKCTQYGAGCDWLIRVTKMSRKFCWEIRRYNGSHTCTRATISQDHAKLDSNTVAEAIKPLVEVDPSIRVKSVIAEVQAKFNYTISYRKAWLTKQKAVESIFGGWKASYEALPIWFEAMCHKEPSAVVHFETMPAYQGDDLVPNIRVLHRVFWSYYPCIRAFRHCKPIVQVDGTHLYGKYKGCLLVAVSQDGNNNIVPIAFAIVEGETSEAWHFFLSNLRQHVVTRDGVGLISDRHDSIRAAIARSNGAWSPPRAFHMFCIRHIESNFLRKFKAPYLQKLIVNIVREYETRYQRLRERGEAYTDWLDRIPREQYALAFDGGYRWGHMTTNLVECINSVLKGARNLPVTALVKAMFYRLNELFTRKRAEAEARINAGHVFSELVTSKLHANQRAAGNIQVSCFDRQNEVFEVRECPSGVEYAVDLRRQRCDCGEFQVDRFRVDMCLLVVQTNDWIGNCMYMMSTRWTRFDECIGLGLGPSRIPQHGLFIMDLDS, encoded by the exons AGGAGTTAAGTTTGTGTGTGAAAATCCGTTGGATATTATTATTCCGTTCACACTTTCATTTGAAGAATTAAAAGGTGTCATTTCTGAGAAGATAGATTCTCAAATATCTAGTAGAGTGTCGTGTGTTCTGTACAGATATCCTGTACCTGTCTTTGGTGGGTTCGTGCAATTTCAAACGAAATACGTGACCgacgaagcgagcatgcaagaaaTGTTTTCAGTGTATCTTGAAAGTCGGTCGCGAATATCATTCATCGAACTGTATGTCGAGTTCGAGCAATCTGCAGTGGACCGAGACattgaattggaagattacaacagtgatagtgaagaagagttcgaaagTAATTACGAGGTTGTTGATCCGGGTGCAGACGAAGATCAAGCTGACGAGGCTATGGTGGCAGATGTGGCAGATGTGGCAAATGCACTAGCAAACCAGCAGCCTTTTGTGAAGCCAAGTTTCATGCGATTGTTGGATTTGGAGGCTATGCATGAGCCGGAGTTTCCTCAATATGTAAATGCAG CAGAGCTTCCGCTTATGCCAGATGGCGAGTTTACTGTGGGAATGGAGTTCAGTTCTAGGGAGGCAGTAATTAAGGCGATGAAAGATTATACAATCCGCAGAGGTGTAGATTATCGGGTGTATGAGTCAGAACCGACGACATTCTATGCTAAATGCACCCAGTATGGTGCAGGATGTGATTGGCTGATCAGGGTGACCAAAATGTCCAGAAAGTTCTGCTGGGAGATAAGGAGGTACAATGGAAGTCACACCTGTACTAGGGCCACCATTTCTCAAGATCATGCGAAGCTGGATTCCAACACAgttgcagaagcaataaagccattGGTAGAAGTTGACCCGTCTATAAGGGTGAAGTCAGTGATTGCGGAAGTACAGGCAAAGTTTAACTACACCATAAGTTATCGCAAAGCATGGTTGACAAAACAGAAGGCAGTGGAGTCAATTTTCGGTGGGTGGAAAGCTTCTTACGAAGCCTTGCCGATATGGTTTGAGGCTATGTGTCACAAGGAGCCATCCGCAGTCGTTCATTTTGAAACGATGCCTGCGTATCAGGGAGATGACTTGGTTCCTAATATTCGTGTACTACACCgagtcttctggagttattacccttGTATTAGAGCATTCAGACATTGCAAGCCAATAGTGCAGGTAGACGGAACTCATCTGTATGGAAAGTACAAGGGTTGTTTGTTGGTTGCAGTCTCACAGGATGGCAACAACAACATAGTGCCGATTGCATTTGCGATAGTTGAGGGAGAGACATCTGAGGCTTGGCACTTTTTTCTGAGTAACCTCAGACAGCATGTTGTGACACGTGATGGTGTCGGCCTTATCTCCGATCGGCACGATTCTATTAGAGCTGCTATTGCTCGTAGTAATGGAGCTTGGTCTCCTCCAAGAGCATTCCACATGTTCTGTATCAGACACATAGAGTCCAACTTTCTTAGGAAATTCAAGGCTCCGTATCTGCAGAAACTAATCGTCAACATCG TTCGCGAGTACGAGACACGTTATCAGCGTTTACGCGAGCGGGGTGAGGCTTATACCGACTGGTTGGATCGGATTCCGCGTGAGCAGTATGCGTTAGCGTTTGATGGGGGATATCGATGGGGTCACATGACAACGAATCTAGTGGAATGCATCAACTCGGTTCTGAAAGGGGCTCGCAATCTTCCAGTCACGGCACTTGTTAAGGCAATGTTTTACAGGCTTAATGAGTTGTTCACCCGGAAAAGAGCCGAGGCCGAGGCTCGGATTAACGCAGGTCATGTGTTCTCTGAGCTTGTAACCTCCAAACTGCATGCGAATCAGCGGGCAGCAGGTAACATCCAAGTTAGTTGCTTTGACCGACAGAACGAGGTATTCGAGGTGCGTGAGTGTCCCAGTGGTGTGGAGTATGCCGTGGATCTCCGTCGTCAACGGTGTGACTGTGGTGAATTTCAAGTGGACCGGTTCCGTGTCGACATGTGTTTGCTTGTTGTGCAAACCAACGACTGGATTGGCAACTGTATGTACATGATGTCTACAAGATGGACCAGGTTCGACGAGTGTATAGGGCTAGGTTTAGGCCCCTCGAGAATCCCACAACATGGCCTGTTTATCATGGACCTCGATTCGTAG